The genomic stretch acaatgcatgcCCGCATACCGTGCATCTCATGGCATGCACCTTACAGGACCTTGGCCACTTGGCAGTTGCTGcaacatcccccttacagtccagaccccggccccagcgatttccaccTCTTCGggacactgaaggcgttccttgggggccgccacttcagctgagacgatgaggtcaagaatgcggtcccatcatggctgctacgcgccggtaaggatgtctacgctgctggcatccaagccctcgtgaaacgctgggacaagtgcattagtgcagctggagattacgttaaaaaataaaactaatttctcgcctgtaagttcattttacttttacgaaaaatgaaaagtcccagtttgacttgaacacctctCGTACTTTTGTTCGGAATAGATAAGTAGCGCAGTGGACACAATTTTGCTGGAATTGTGTGCCCTGTGAATCGTTCATGTTGACCATAGGATGAAAAGGCTAGCCATGTCTGTGTGCGTGTTCAAAACTGGTTAGTCTAGTATCGCATGTGATGAAACTCTATTTCTAGCTTCACTATATACGTTTTTCTTCGTGCAGTAAGCACTCTGAATGATGTGTGTATCATTCAATCGTTGCGGACTGTTTTTTGTCTGATGTACTGTAATTTCACACGTATTAGCTGCGGCTTATGCAAGGTTTTTTCTCTCGGGcactctgcggcttatctgatgactatttttccctggtattttccctgTATGCCGGTTTTaccgaaagggccgacagtatctctggaacagcaccaccctgccaatgcacgaacaatacgTAACAGGGGCGCGTCCACGTTagagtagactgaccttcctggtgccttcccccaagcagcgttaacgaaagtggtgacagtgattcatgtcatCTGGAAGGTCACTCAcccgtcgatccatgaaaaatgCGCAAcgagggcacaatccgatcttggtagaacactagaattgacctcctttgttgtacaccatgccgtcCCATGAGTAtgaaccacagggtttatggccttttGTATTGTCTCCTTTGTCATACAAGTCAGTCGCGTCATAttgcctgcggcttatctgcccgaaaattttcaaaacgttcctcaAAATGGGTCccgcggcttatacgcgtgaaattacggtactgaACCCTCCACCGTAATGCCCTCATGGGTGGTGTGGGAATATGGATAAGTAAATCGtccataattaaaaaaaaaaaaaaaaagtatgcacACAAGACCTTGTTTGTGTGTATTGTCGCCCCTAGTCCCTTTTTGTTGCATATCTATGCCGCCAGGATGCGTGCTTTTCAACCATTCCACTGACTGGTGTCAAGAACTGCACAGTGACAAACCAATGTCTGCACACCGGTTCAGTGTTCGTATTTTTAATCAAAATGAACACGTGCGGGCACTAAAGATCTTATTGAACACCTTTGCTGCACGATACAAAATAATCTGCACAAATTGATAAactatataataataatatggaTAAACTGTATGTGTAGATACAAGCAAAGACGACTCAACTCTTTGGCATAAACTGCGCACCTGCTGCACTCTGCAGATCTTGTTGGGCAGATACACACTTCACTTGTCGCGAAGTATTTGTGGAACCACACTCGCTCACAAAAGGTGCTTACATGAAATTAACGAAGCTGCTGCAGGGCAAAATTAGCTGTGTCATCCCGGAAAGCTGTAATGATTCGGTTACTTGTCTTCCTCGTAATTGCGCTAGACGTCGTGCGCGTGGTCAAATAAAATTTCAGTCCAGCGATTAAATGAGCGCAGTATTTTTATATGCTGTCAAGCGCACCACATTTTGCGGTAAAtttaagcaaaaagaaaaaaagtctcAAGCACAACGGAACCGTGTATCGTGCAAGTATTTTTTGCCGTCGTTATCCTGCGCCTCGTCCCCCACTGCTAGAAAATGGTGTATAAAAAAATGCAGTGTTTACTAACCCTAGTCATCTATGGCTACACAGCAGTCATCAATCTATTACAGTGAAAAACTATGTCACGTGACGAATAACATCCAACACGTCGAGATAAGTCTAGCACATTCCTAAAAAAAAGTTTGTGGCTGAATCTTTCACAACCCTTCTGAATACTGCGGAAAAAAATTAAATCGTCCGACACTGCGAATTTGTACCACGCCGGAGAGTCTCCCGCTGCAGCGAGCTCCGAGCCGCAGGGGAGCAAGTCGGGGGAGGAAAAAGCGTTACGGCCCAAAACACACTGTCGCGGCACTTTGTTGTCCCAAACAGCACTGTGCACCTGGTCACATCTATGTACACATCCCattcacacatacacacacacagacgacTATACACACATGCGCCGTACGCAACAACACCAAAATTTGTGCCGTCCAAAAAAAAAGTTCGACGACAGCTCGTGGAATACGGTGAGGGCATTCGTTCAACAACACTGTCACACGGACTTCGACGGGACGTTGCGTAAAAACCGCACGTGAAGTCGTGGGATGTTTACGTCAAACAAATTTTTGCACGATTCGCCTTGTTTGAAAATCCGTAAAATACTCTTTTCCTACGCTAGCCTCAGAAACGGCTACattatttttgttcatttcCGAGGATTTTCGGTGAACACTGGAGGAGTATTCCACTCCCTGCGATCgacgtaaaaataaaaacactCAAAAACGTAACGTCCCGCTCGGTTCGCGAGACACTGTGTTTAAAGGCCCACTGCCGATGACAGGTCTGTTGCAGCGGGCACACGAACGTCGATGATTCGGCCCTCCTTCCGTGACGATATCACGTGCACGTCTGCTACGAGATGCAGCAGCTCTTGCGGCAGTGGAGTGCCGCGGATGCAGAGTGGCGCCTGTGTCGATGCTTGCGCAGCGATTTGTGCGACTGTGTAAAGTTTGTGCGCGGGTGCGAAGTCATGGCGTAGGACTTTAGGCACGACTTCATGGAGGTAGGCAGAGGAAGCTGCTCGATGCTGTAGACGGTGGTTCGGGCCACGATGGTTCTGCAGCACAGCTCTTGCAGCGACAGTACTGAAACATGGCCAGGTACTCTATTAGCTTATTGTCACGCTGAAAGTTTGAGTGAGTGGTAAGCATAGTGCACAtaaaggctgcgttccaatagcccggttagtcgactgcctagcggtctaaccggaagtgccgccatgttaaggtTTGTTCCAATTCCCGCCTAGACTGCTATCCAGGCGTCTTTCGCCTGGTCTGCATCGATGCACACTAGCTATGCGTCTCAGTGATCGTCGCTGACAGCAGCCGTGAAAATTAATACGCTTGTCGACGACATCGATGCTTTTAGGTCTGGTGCGTTTACGACGTTCAACAATAAGTCCAAAAAAGAGGTATTTTatctaatttatttattgaaaaTATAAGAATCGCGCATTTATTGGAATACTACGCCGTAAGAGCAATGAGCCGTGACGGCATTTTCGCTGATCACTGTGTTCTGCAATATAACGATACGCAGGAAGAATGCATCGACAATTGAGTTGAATTATTTAATTATTTGAGCGTTTATAAATGAATTACGCGGCGTTTAAACCAAATTGCGGAATTAAAGTTCCTACGGGCCATGACAGATGGCGATAGCGGCGCCAAGTCCGCAAGTTTGTCCCAAATATCCGCCGATAAGGTGTCTACCTAGCTGTCCATTCAGACAGCTTCTCCTGCGCTgagtattggaacgcagccaaaGCCGGGGTGTCTACTAAACTGTAGCCTTCAAATtacctgacttttccaggttttcacggactatttcaagcgaattccctgaccaacTTAGAAGGGAACATGGTGCATGCTGCTACGTTTTGGTACCAGATCCCTCGTAAAACAGGCAATTTATTGAGAAATTAGTAAgactgccctacttttctgcctctgagctaGTCGTATTGGCGAACTGCTACCTGCGGCAACATTGCTGCAGCGTGGCCACTCAACCACTCATCAGCATTCGCGATTCACTGCGCATGGTGACGGCACTTGTCTGCGGTTCTCCCTCGCTTCAGCTGCCTTTTgtgcaaattccctgacaatcccccgacttttccagtcgcatcaaaattccctgataattccctgttttccaggttggtagacaccctgaaagCGCATATGATACAAAGAATGAGTTGTGCAGATATTCAGAAGTTTCAGATGATAAGGTACCTGATATCGGCCTTTAAGCCAGTTGCGGTAAAGTAGACTCTCGTTAATCTGACTCTGATCGGATCAGAAATTAGGTTGAACTATCCGAAATGTGTAAGAGGTGGCAGAAAAACTGTCCAAACCAAGTTCAAATTAATTAAGTTGTCTATCTGCACAAggctgcagtcacagcttgcgtATGGCTTGGGAAGTGTCGCACCACGACAAAAGAGGTAGCTGCACAATGAATAAGGCCCCGACTTTTCCGCGAAAATGCTCGGAATTTGGGGTTTTGTATGGAAGTTCACGCAACTACAAATCTTGACTCAGGAACAAAGCTTTGGTGCCAGATAAGGACGTACCTATGGCTCATGACGCCCTTTCCTGCACCACAAAACTGAGACGAAAATAAACGTGTACCACGCATCTGACGCTGGCAACACTGGTTAAGCCTGCATCCATCCTGTCTTTACTACTTCTGTTTTGCTCTCATCTGCCAATGCCATCAAGCGCACTCCTCATGGTGAAGCGTGCAACAGCTAAACTTTGCCACATGGGGAAACAAGGATGCAAAAATTGGTACGGTACAGAGGAATTCTAAGAAAGTGCCCGATTGTTTTTCTGCCATTAGTGTTAACTATGTTATGCTAGTGTTAAAACAGCATAAAATACCACGTGATGCTCAgctgtaactttttttttatttgtagaCACTTTACTTCTACGTCACGCAAGTTAATAAAAATTTTGTCTTTGTATATTTCTCTCGGCCTAGATGCGCAAGCACTTGCCGCAGAAAACTGCAGAATTTGAGATTTTCCGCAGCAGAAAATCCAGGGCTTTAACAATGAATGATGGCTCACCGCGATTTGTCCGCCACAGCCGCTCCATGCCGTTGCGCCGCAGAGCCATGCGTGACAGTTCCACAAAGGATTCGGTGATGTTGTAGTCGCAGAGCGGACTCACTTCGAAGAAGGCCATGCCGTTCTTTCGCGCATACCCTTTGGCCGCTTCCTCTTCAACTTGTCTGTTGAATGCCAGGTGCAGTCGGTTGCCCATGAGGATCTTTGGCACTCCAGGTGCATGCTACACCATACGTGGACATGCTTGTGGGTTATGCACGTAACAATTCCATGTTGCAAAAACTAATTGCGAAAACTGGCTGCAGCAATGTGTCGAGAGAGACATCCCTGTGTTACCAAGTGGACGCAgggaaaacgttttttttttttttctttttcagactCTGTCTTGTCTTGGCCACTACTGTATTGTTTAAACAGTAGTATTGAAACAGTTCACCTACCCATATCACATTTTGCAACAAAATAGGCATCTGTAGGATGAAGAGCTATAgtattaccgtattttcacgcgtattagccgcaccgcagataagctgcaggactcgattttagatacattttgaaaatgtttttgcagataagacgcgggtaatacgacgcgactgctttgtgcgctaaaccagtgatgc from Ornithodoros turicata isolate Travis chromosome 4, ASM3712646v1, whole genome shotgun sequence encodes the following:
- the LOC135391740 gene encoding ras-related protein Rab-40B-like, whose protein sequence is MNRMSIVAAAVGGSATPGGASSKGYDYLLKFLLVGDNDVGKGEILGGLEDGALESQFDGGPGGGAFPSCRTTTVLLDGKRIRLQLWDTSGQGRFSTIIRSYSRGAQGIILVYDITNRWSFDGIDRWLQEVEEHAPGVPKILMGNRLHLAFNRQVEEEAAKGYARKNGMAFFEVSPLCDYNITESFVELSRMALRRNGMERLWRTNRVLSLQELCCRTIVARTTVYSIEQLPLPTSMKSCLKSYAMTSHPRTNFTQSHKSLRKHRHRRHSASAALHCRKSCCIS